The Benincasa hispida cultivar B227 chromosome 9, ASM972705v1, whole genome shotgun sequence genome has a segment encoding these proteins:
- the LOC120084608 gene encoding mitogen-activated protein kinase kinase kinase 17-like codes for MSNWNRVKVLGKGSHGTVFLPVPTSAPLDFVALKDSLDTVTYNLALEYAAEGSLIDLIRRREKLPEVEVKEYLRMILRGLCCIHERGYVHGDIKPDNILVFSDDTGKVKLKIANFGLSKKYDEFEEVVISTNAKPRFRGTPKYMSPESILFGKINTSLDIWSLGCVLIEMISGKPVWSDCKTLGQLMKKIVNQMDLPADIPEELSRKGRDFLSKCIDQKSEQRWTANMLLKHPYLKEEYKVDELFSTQSLPDLSDIEWFEERGFL; via the exons ATGTCTAATTGGAATCGAGTGAAGGTTTTGGGTAAAGGTTCTCATGGCACAGTGTTCTTACCAGTGCCAACTAGTGCACCTCTTGATTTTGTTGCTCTTAAA GACTCTCTTGATACTGTTACTTACAACCTTGCATTGGAGTATGCTGCCGAAGGTAGTTTAATAGACTTGATTAGGCGACGGGAGAAATTGCCAGAGGTTGAGGTCAAAGAGTATCTCAGAATGATTTTAAGAGGTCTTTGTTGTATTCATGAGCGAGGGTATGTACATGGTGATATCAAACCAGATAACATTCTTGTGTTTTCTGATGATACTGGCAAGGTGAAATTGAAGATAGCTAACTTTGGGCTTTCCAAGAAATACGATGAGTTTGAGGAAGTGGTGATATCCACCAATGCCAAACCAAGATTTAGAGGAACACCAAAATATATGTCACCAGAATCCATTCTTTTCGGTAAGATCAACACTTCACTTGATATCTGGTCTTTGGGTTGTGTTTTAATTGAAATGATTTCTGGAAAGCCAGTGTGGAGTGATTGTAAAACTCTGGGACAACTAATGAAAAAGATTGTGAATCAAATGGATCTACCAGCAGACATTCCAGAAGAATTATCTAGAAAAGGAAgagattttctttcaaaatgtaTCGATCAAAAGTCTGAACAAAGATGGACGGCTAATATGCTACTCAAACATCCTTATCTTAAAGAAGAATATAAAGTTGATGAGTTGTTCTCGACTCAAAGTTTACCTGATTTATCAGATATAgaatggtttgaagaaagaggatTTTTATAG